One genomic segment of Ricinus communis isolate WT05 ecotype wild-type chromosome 5, ASM1957865v1, whole genome shotgun sequence includes these proteins:
- the LOC8279138 gene encoding 60S ribosomal protein L31, protein MEKTKGRKEEVVTREYTINLHKRLHGCTFKKKAPKAIKEIRKFAQKAMGTTDVRVDVKLNKQIWSRGIRSVPRRIRVRIARKRNDDEDAKEELYSLVTVAEIPSEGLGGLGTKIIEDED, encoded by the exons ATGGAGAAAACAAAAGGCAGAAAGGAGGAGGTGGTTACTAGAGAGTACACAATCAACCTCCACAAGCGCCTGCATGGCTG CACCTTCAAAAAGAAGGCTCCAAAGGCCATAAAGGAGATAAGGAAGTTTGCTCAGAAGGCTATGGGGACAACTGATGTGAGAGTGGACGTTAAGCTGAATAAGCAAATCTGGAGCAGGGGGATCCGGAGTGTCCCAAGAAGGATTAGGGTTCGCATTGCTCGCAAGAGGAATGATGATGAAGATGCTAAAGAAGAGCTCTACTCTCTTGTCACTGTTGCTGAAATCCCATCAGAAGGCCTCGGAGGCTTGGGCACCAAGATCATTGAAGATGAGGATTAA